A portion of the Acidihalobacter yilgarnensis genome contains these proteins:
- a CDS encoding IS5 family transposase: MRGADIQQDGLFSTVSPEQRVPKDHPLRPIRQMADEALAALDGDFDALYAGLGRDSIPPEKLLRAQLLMVLYSIRSERQLMEQLDYNLLFRWFVGFSMDDKVWHHSTFTKNRDRLLEGEVAHRFFAQVLKQARGADLLSREHFSVDGTLIEALASLKSYRPKDEDEPPTQGGGRNPSVDFRGERRTRDTHASKTDPQAFLFRKSQGTTAKLSYMGHLLMENRHGLVVDARVSQATGRAEREVGAEMVEALTGTHRVTVGADKNYDTRGFVRRLREANATPHVAQNDTRRTSAIDGRTTAHPGYRSSQTIRKRIEECFGWAKTIGGLRKSRFVGPEKLDFQFVLTMAAYNLVRMRNLGVAAC; the protein is encoded by the coding sequence ATGCGAGGAGCTGATATTCAGCAGGACGGGCTGTTCAGCACGGTGAGTCCGGAGCAACGAGTGCCGAAGGATCACCCACTTCGGCCGATCCGGCAGATGGCCGATGAGGCGCTTGCGGCATTGGATGGCGACTTCGATGCGCTTTACGCAGGACTGGGGCGCGACTCGATCCCACCGGAGAAGCTGCTGCGGGCCCAGCTGCTGATGGTGCTGTACTCGATTCGAAGCGAACGCCAGCTGATGGAGCAGCTCGACTACAACCTGCTATTTCGCTGGTTCGTGGGCTTTTCGATGGATGACAAGGTCTGGCACCACTCGACGTTCACCAAGAACCGCGATCGGTTGCTTGAGGGCGAAGTGGCGCACCGCTTTTTTGCCCAGGTGCTCAAGCAGGCCCGGGGTGCGGATCTGCTGTCCAGGGAGCATTTCAGCGTCGACGGCACCCTGATCGAGGCCCTGGCTTCGCTCAAGAGCTATCGGCCGAAGGATGAAGACGAACCGCCGACGCAGGGCGGCGGCCGCAACCCCTCGGTGGACTTCCGCGGTGAGCGCCGCACGCGCGACACCCATGCCTCGAAGACCGACCCGCAGGCCTTTCTCTTTCGCAAGAGCCAAGGCACGACCGCCAAGCTCAGCTACATGGGCCATCTGCTGATGGAGAACCGCCACGGCCTGGTGGTCGATGCGCGGGTCAGTCAGGCGACGGGCCGGGCCGAACGGGAGGTGGGTGCCGAGATGGTCGAAGCGCTCACAGGCACGCATCGGGTGACCGTGGGCGCGGACAAGAACTACGACACACGGGGCTTCGTGCGGCGGCTTCGCGAGGCGAACGCCACGCCACACGTTGCGCAGAACGACACCCGGCGTACGTCGGCGATCGATGGACGTACCACGGCACATCCTGGCTACCGCAGCAGCCAGACGATCCGCAAGCGGATCGAGGAATGCTTTGGGTGGGCGAAGACGATCGGTGGGCTGCGCAAGAGCCGGTTTGTAGGTCCCGAGAAGCTCGACTTTCAGTTCGTGCTGACGATGGCCGCCTACAACCTGGTTCGGATGCGCAATCTGGGGGTGGCGGCATGTTGA
- a CDS encoding TonB-dependent receptor — MKIASNSRAALSSCNKSQKLQENTVYLFKRSAVAAAIVSVLGCPMVVHAADVMSLGTVDANVKKSHQAGHSDSTVLSDQKKLTSTQTIKTVSKNNILLFGPDAGGMQALSILPNVLISSYNASSVSSRATISMRGVKVGYNSIPGDLETNGITAELDGIPLNSLSQGTGWHSPEVPVGGLMSGTNVIQGPGNPDNRWYDSLGGTINFIPIQPTSSANTSISLSGGSFGTNVISAVHDTGEIDGWSTVIGLAHAGSHSIRNTSDTWPSNTYQFYVKTKKSFAGGSFSAGAYAINNDEFRPNMIPVVPNSEIHVNGLNGTGPLYSQQTSGFYSALPKSVWFKHNYVKDYMAWSHLHLDLSSSLKLSNSLWFRNGNIYHYRVNSGYDAGSTTNVENYHEHSYNLGDKLVFDQAIGDANLVSFGGWLIMSKARSNYLGYAPTLGYNNYNPSAVYFNTTYSTYSAAFLQDTIKLTPALTIVPGISINGFQTDWVNNSRSETLHLYPAGVPTDPNYSYDTNPNVSSNFLKTEPSVGINWKLEKSMSVFANYGIAYQNPTAGNYDNYPINISTLQPVRAATYDLGWRFLGRHVLGFKKMTASIEYFHTKMDHQTIPRNIAGSPVTTFGYGAATMQGVDAQFAGTLDTHWSGFANFGWLKSNWDSYLSTTNNTYYNGYPVSNSPSTTFNAGANYKWYLSTSAITTTLWDQYVGHSYLWDNNNGAPTNQKTPAYNLVNLSISDDTRVFNQIIPGLKYATISLRVLNILDKKYNSTEYISSGGYFGTTSSGYIIANPGAPRSAYLSITAKF, encoded by the coding sequence ATGAAGATTGCTTCAAATTCTCGTGCGGCCTTGTCTTCATGCAATAAATCACAAAAACTCCAGGAGAATACCGTGTATCTGTTTAAGCGAAGTGCAGTCGCTGCTGCGATTGTATCTGTATTGGGTTGCCCAATGGTTGTGCATGCAGCCGACGTCATGAGTCTTGGAACCGTTGACGCTAATGTCAAGAAAAGCCATCAAGCAGGTCATTCAGACAGCACGGTTCTCAGTGATCAAAAAAAACTGACATCAACACAGACGATAAAAACGGTATCCAAGAACAATATTTTATTGTTTGGCCCGGATGCTGGTGGCATGCAGGCACTCAGTATTCTCCCCAACGTTTTGATCAGCAGTTATAACGCAAGTAGCGTTTCTTCTCGCGCCACCATTTCGATGCGTGGGGTAAAAGTTGGGTACAACAGCATACCCGGCGATCTGGAAACGAATGGCATTACCGCAGAACTCGATGGCATCCCATTGAACAGTTTGAGTCAAGGCACGGGCTGGCACTCTCCTGAAGTACCCGTCGGCGGATTAATGTCCGGCACCAACGTGATACAAGGCCCCGGAAATCCCGACAATCGGTGGTATGACAGTCTTGGCGGCACCATCAATTTCATCCCCATTCAGCCAACTTCGAGTGCTAATACCAGCATCAGTCTATCGGGCGGAAGTTTTGGCACCAATGTGATTTCTGCGGTGCATGACACGGGAGAAATTGATGGATGGTCGACGGTCATCGGGCTGGCCCACGCGGGGAGTCATTCCATCAGAAATACATCGGATACCTGGCCATCCAATACCTATCAGTTTTATGTGAAGACCAAGAAGTCGTTTGCAGGTGGATCATTCAGCGCGGGCGCGTATGCGATCAACAATGACGAGTTCCGCCCAAACATGATCCCTGTCGTGCCCAATAGCGAGATTCATGTCAATGGGCTGAATGGGACTGGGCCTTTGTACAGCCAACAGACATCTGGATTCTATTCGGCGCTGCCGAAGTCAGTATGGTTCAAGCACAACTACGTGAAGGACTACATGGCGTGGTCGCATCTGCATCTGGATCTATCATCCAGCCTCAAGTTATCGAACAGTCTCTGGTTCAGAAATGGGAATATTTACCATTATCGAGTGAACTCGGGTTATGACGCCGGGTCGACGACGAATGTCGAAAACTATCACGAGCATTCTTACAATCTTGGTGACAAGCTTGTCTTCGATCAAGCGATCGGCGATGCAAACCTGGTCAGTTTCGGTGGCTGGTTGATCATGTCCAAGGCCAGAAGCAATTACCTGGGTTATGCACCGACGCTGGGTTATAACAATTACAATCCCAGCGCTGTTTACTTCAACACGACGTATAGCACCTATTCGGCCGCGTTTTTACAGGACACCATTAAACTCACGCCTGCGCTCACCATCGTACCCGGCATTAGCATAAACGGCTTTCAGACGGACTGGGTGAACAATAGTCGCTCAGAGACGCTCCATTTGTATCCAGCCGGGGTGCCCACTGATCCCAACTACAGCTACGATACCAACCCTAATGTTTCCAGCAACTTTCTCAAAACCGAACCTTCTGTCGGCATTAATTGGAAACTCGAAAAGTCGATGTCGGTGTTCGCCAATTACGGCATCGCTTACCAGAACCCCACCGCCGGTAATTATGATAATTACCCTATAAACATCAGTACTCTGCAGCCTGTTAGGGCCGCCACATATGATCTGGGGTGGCGCTTCCTGGGGCGTCATGTTCTCGGGTTCAAGAAGATGACAGCATCGATCGAGTACTTCCACACCAAGATGGATCATCAGACGATTCCGCGTAACATCGCCGGCAGCCCCGTCACCACTTTTGGATATGGTGCGGCGACCATGCAGGGTGTGGATGCCCAGTTTGCCGGAACACTCGATACGCATTGGTCTGGTTTTGCCAATTTTGGCTGGCTCAAGAGCAACTGGGATTCGTATTTATCGACAACGAATAACACCTACTACAATGGGTACCCAGTTTCTAACTCACCCTCGACTACTTTCAATGCTGGCGCAAATTACAAGTGGTATCTTTCGACCTCAGCTATCACCACCACGCTGTGGGATCAGTACGTAGGCCATAGCTATTTATGGGACAACAACAATGGGGCGCCTACGAATCAGAAAACGCCCGCTTACAATCTTGTCAATCTGTCAATTTCAGATGACACCCGGGTTTTCAATCAGATAATTCCCGGACTCAAGTATGCGACCATTTCCCTGAGGGTCTTGAATATCCTGGACAAGAAATACAATTCCACGGAGTACATTTCAAGCGGCGGCTATTTCGGCACCACTTCGTCTGGGTATATCATCGCCAACCCGGGCGCACCGAGAAGCGCATACTTGTCGATTACTGCGAAATTCTAA